The sequence ctcccacctTACATCTAGGATTCTCAGAAGCAAAAGTAATTTTGTTATTCTTCAATCTTCACTTTTAAGCTACACAAGGACTATTTTATTAGAatggatttgatttttaaatcatgatcAAAATGGCAGAGATTACATCTGAGCTGACAGCTCCTCTTTAAACTCTTGCATCATATTAGAAGATGAACATTTTGCATCAGGCAATAAAAACTAACAATCGTCTGACTAAAACAACCAAGGAATTAAAACACCATGACTAAGTCATGCACTAGGAATCTAAGACTACCTATTAGCATAAAAAGACTCTAAAGGCAatcaatctataaaatttttgttacaattttctaTACAAGTCAATTGATACAATCTATGGATTAGACAACagattttcttagatttttctaattaaaattaaatatagtacaCTGATTAAAACTGAGGGATTATAAACTTTAGATGATGCACTGTTTTaagaaagattacataaaatattgaaatgggaAAAATATGATTTGAGCAAGAtgtcttttctaattaaaatatatttcatccatggctgggaataaaatattttactgactTTGTTCATTAGTATCCTGATTTTATCTGAAGTtttgtctttaattaaaaattacatgcaATTAAATAATGCTTAATTATAAATAGAGGAAATCAGCAGAATATTgtgttaattttaatcaaaatgaaagaatacacTTTTCTTCCCcaccctccttttttttttttaacttaaataaattattaaagtacaggaaagaatgcataaaatttttaaaaggaaacactagagaaatgaaaggaaaaatgacTTCTTGtcacaaattcaaattaaaaattgtcaaatatgtCATACAAATTCCAAGTCAGATTTGGTTTTTGGATTGACATTTGAGAGAAAAGTAATGGAAACACTAAAaagtaatacataataaaaaattattttaaaaaataaaatagaaatatgcaaGACTGCTGAAATTGAAtgactaaaaatagaataaaagtttagatttttaatagAATACATTAGATAGGATATCAGACTACATATTATTATCTCTTAAATATTTTCCTGTTAAtctcgaataaaattttaaaatacataaaatatcatcaatatttaTCCCTTAAAAAATGAGaagcatttaaaatgcaaaaataataataactaaattggatttgatgttaattttaagagaaaaatacccattaataattaaaaaaaacatggttcaaaattacaataaataacaaatgaaaaaaattcattataataacatCAGAATTTAGTTTTGATCCAgttacttaattttaaagaaataattatgatttcaaatcaatattttttgaatttgttaatgTATCTATGTTTCACAAATATATAAGGCATCTCTAAATTATGGttatattccatatattttaCTACAAATGCACTAAAAGATATCTAAATGTAACCAAATTCCAGTTCTGGGTCATCTTTAATAATCCTTACCTCTTTTGCCTAAAGCAGATCCTCCTATTAAGCATCCTGTTCCTGTTTTTGCCATCAATCTGAAAAATAgtgtataatatttcataaaagaattctCATCCATCATATAGATTGCAAAAGAAGCTAATTTCATTATCtgggatttctttctttttgttttaattaaaaaaaaatcagtgaaacaATAAAGTACCAAGAAAAAAAGTCTATTAGACATCtattcttcaaaaagaaaaaaaaaatgatttgcagACTAATACAGATTGAATGGTGTGAAAGGGGTAGATTTAAAATTAGTCTTAAGATGAAAATGTGTTAAACTGACagcatttttaaagcatattttttacatttgatttcaaACACACTTCAATTAAGTTTTTTTGTTAATACTAGAGAATCttttcaaaaactcttttttagtgaataaaaaatttagtaagaatACATACTCCAATATCATGAATTTTTGGAAGGGGGGataatacaagaaatatatatataatttatacattttacttaaaatcagcaaagataaaataattttacaaaggctgaatctttaaaaatttccacACACAGAtagcaattaaaaaatgcaaaatcaatgtccatttttgaaagttaatatttctatgtcataaatccatttataatataaaatatatctccaGGGTACACTGGAAAATTACTAAAATGCTTTCCATCCAAGTTTTAACATATCAAGAAAAGATAGTGAAAACATACACAATGCCACTTCCATTTCCTACAGCAAGGTGAGCAGGCTCCTTCACACGTTCCACTTTCATACTGATACCAGGAAAAGAGCTTCTGAGATAACGACAAGCAGCATCAGCCATTCCATGAGCAACCTACATAATTCAATGTTCATCTGAtttgtttaaatactttattataactaattttaaatcagtagtaaaaaaatgattaaaatgataaaaaaataaagtaaatggcagaaaattaaaattgaaaattcttttagattAATGAAGTTAAAGGTTCCTGATTTTTTTCATAAGggatgaaatatgaataaaatatgacaatacttttattatatagttaacattaaattatttgaagaagtGTTCtccatttttctctttaaagaagaaaaattatgattaaaacataaaaactaaaaatttaaagcaaaatatcgaTCAGTTTTCAGGAAATGTTTTCTGTAATAGAAAAGTTGACAACTGTAAAGAACTGAATGTTAGGAAGAAAACACTAAATATTACACTTGttctatttacaatattttgtaatttttttctttgttatttacaaataattattatttggtttCTGAAGTTCACATAACTGTCTTAcaaactaaaaatgaattattttatgttagtaAGATGAGAGAAACctctaaataaaagattaattaagtTAAACTATATCTTATAACATCATTCCAAATcaaaattccagaaaattattagcaaaaataaaatatataaatctaaaatttcattcttctctttaaaaaaatctatacaaattGGTATTTCCTTACTAAAACTTATACGCAAACAAAagcactaaaaaataaataattatttaaatattaattttgaaagcttAAGCTTACAAACTTTTATTGGCAACACTCCAGCCACAAAAGATCTTCCTTCAATTCCAACAATATTTCCAGGATCAAGTATTTCTATAGGCTGTAGAGTAGAATGACATGGATCTATTTTGAAAATTGCCTCACCACCTCCTTTAGGATAATAGCCTCTAAAATgccagaaacaatattaaaaaaaatttgaacaatatatatatatttttcaaatataaaacaaacaaaataataaaatgtaatgatttttctatttacttttttcacttttacaaaTGGAATagttattacaatataaaatgaatataataatgaatgaaattataacatattataaaatgaaataaggcATGACAATTGTTTTTTCTCTGAATTATTCCATTAATTgcaacattcaatttttaaaataaattaagacaacATTCTACACTAAATTCTGAAAAGACTTCTTTTAATAGAGAAAAGCAATTATTTCACaagcttttaaaaatcttttcaatcaaTGCAGAATACAGTATCAATATAGAACTTCTTTCAGATAAATGAAACTTATTAAAGTCTACtaagctaaaattttcaaaatttttagaaatataaaaaagccagaattgaaatatatttcaaattatagtaTTTCCTCACTAAATTATTTACCTTTTCTTTATATCACATGAAAATCTTACTCCAAAACGCTCTACAATGGGCTTGAATATCTattgaaaatacagaaattaatatttatatgcatacaaTTTCAGTACagtaaacttttcatttttttaagagtCTAATGAcctgattttaaaataagagagCTTAAGATTTAGAAGTTAGTTAAGAGGTTTTAAGAGACCAAGTCTTAAAACtgacaaatttttgctttttgagtaccattatataaaaaaaaaataataaataaataaactacaataattataaatttcaaaaaagtattgtatatttctgaatataaattggGAGTGCATTTCTTCTCCAAACAgtcattcaaaattcaaaaccaatacattaaccaaaataaaaattggaattctgTGATGTTTAAATGTCAGCATAAGGATGAAAATATTGACAAGCAGGTAACAGAAATGGAATATTTTCCAATTAAGACACAGTAAAGCAAGTGCCAATGATGACAATCTAAACTCTGTTAACACTATCTGAAGCTAGtacatttttccaaaagaaaaaaaaaaaaaaaaaaaaagtatattttttcaaaagttctaaaaattctTGGTATATACACAGAAATATTCAATGTAAATTCATGTAGAAAACAAGCACTTATGCTGGATtccttttaaaatagtttattacaTGAATCATCTATCAATTAAGTACTACCTTGCATAAAATGATCTGTAACACTTTTCCACAAGGTAGTATCAGTCAAAAAtgaacattaataaaaatcacCAACTGCACTAAATAACACATTGATCTTCTGATAAGAGTTGATGGGGTATTACTTTGATTTGATATGTTTTTGTCAAACTGCTCCACTAATGTAAAAATACTGGGTCCATTTCCAATAAAATACcaacaaaaaaatagaatagaagaactaattataaagaaacaaaaataatttatagtagtgtaatgatgatattagaacattgcattataatattaaataaaatataatttatcaaaaatgttttaatcttttatcatttaattttccaTAGATTACATAAGATAGTCATttcacaataaaaagaaaaattaatgaacttcTTTATATACATCTATAAATGTATTAGTTtgtatgaaagaaagaaaagtagattatagttattcatttttttaatttatactttaaggAAAAAGTGCTCGTCATTTTAGATGTCaagtatttgtgtgtgtgttcattttgacaataaatgaacacacacacaaatacttGACATCTTAATAAAAAACATATGATGATCACATTTAAAGCAGCAGTATTACAAAATAAGAGATATTACCATTAATGTCTCATCAATTTGAGGTGCCATTTCTGCATTTGTGCCACCACGAAAACAGAAATCAGTAGGTTTATCGGCAAAAACTACACATGGGAATGATACTTGAAACAGCAACATTATACttctgcaaaatgaaaaaaattactttaaaatatatctgtaagTATAAGCatgatataattttcattcaggATGAGAACAAAATCcaattctttttcagttttataatatgtataaaggcaatcaagatttttaaaaaatacttcggtaagaaaattctaaaaatattacacaaaaataatttttaacctatctgaaaattatattaaaaaaatcttcacaatgatataaatttaaattttgttgaacaatttttccataattttaaaaatacattgttgaaatttaagtcGAACCTATTGgatcatttgattaaatttttaaattgcttaattttattcagtagatcattcaaatactttaaccaaaatattatttcactttaaattataaaaaaattgttatgtaatttttttttttttttgtatatagcaTTTCTTTTCTCTGTGCATGATTTTgggcattatttttatttcagaattttattagtCATAACCAATTACTACTAatgatttattaaactatttgatCATAATTGCAGCTGAAAAATCACCATTCAGTTTAAATGAGAACTTCatgtaaagatttttctttttttaagaaatggatTTCTTAATTGGAACAGATAAACTGGTGTTTGCCGATCAGGACcgacataaataacattttatctgCGCAGAGTTTCACATTTGGTAAGATGGAAATGAATCTGGAATGCTTCTAAATATGACTTAAtttattatcatgtttaaaaaatatattcaattttgggCCCAGCAGCATTCCTGGTATGAATAAGAATTGCCACTCCCATTATGTTACACTTTTATAAAggattaaattattgcttttaatatttttgtaaagttttataatggCTGATATCTTAACAGTGCACAGAAAGAAAGTTTTGACTATATTTTGTGGTGAAACCAGTCCCTCCATGAAGCTGCTTACCTTTGTGCATGTTCAAGTTAAAGAGTTGCCAAGCGAGAGCCCATGTTGGATGAATTTCCTGTTTGAGGAGAATACGCTCAAACGATGTAAGACGCAAGGTGAAAATAAAGTGTGTGGATTTTAATCGGAATGATTCCTTGGTGTTTATTTCTGAAGACAGAATTTCAACAACCTTCTGATAACTGCAATTTATTTCCCATAATTTCACTatgtaatgaaaacaaataatgcaAATTTCACCATTTAAACTGCTTATTGAAGTAGAGATTTTAGGACAAAATGCTTTATAgtcatttaataatgatttttgacTGCATATAAATATCAACAAACAACATTTTCATATTGATGCAGAtgacttataaaaaaaaactatgaacaGATAACTTATATTGACTACTGACTACTAAACTAATAGATTACTAAACAATGACTGCTAAAGAGCAGATGACTTATAAAAGATTATGAATATGCTCACCCAGCAGTTCCTGGATCAGCTGTATACTTTCCACCTGTAATATCTCCTGGGTAGAAAGTGATCTCTGTAGATCCAACTTCAGCACCAATCAGGCGGCCATTGGTTATGTCTCGAACTAAAGTAACTCCAGACAGATGTTGAGgcctataaaataaaaaggatttaataattatgaaaaatgttaatactaaataaatttaattgtataaacaataaagaaaaaaagttttttttttcattgaataaggAAGGATCTAcattattctgaataatttaagcTTTGCAATGCTATCACAAAGGTTTACTCAATTAGCAGGAATGTATTTCCTACATTATTTTAAGAactacattattaataaaatgaaacagcaaatttccttaaaattaatttctcaaaaataattttttcattaacaaaaatatagaaattgcaaacaacttgaaatttataactttttaagacATTGAAAAGTGTTTCATAATCAATACTTAACATTTAAGAAAGGAATAATGTTTCAGAAGGAGTAAATTTAGATTgtgtttacttattattt comes from Argiope bruennichi chromosome 2, qqArgBrue1.1, whole genome shotgun sequence and encodes:
- the LOC129955250 gene encoding RNA 3'-terminal phosphate cyclase-like, translated to MSGNLIEIDGGMMEGGGQILRNALAFSALLKKPIRIYNIRAGRSTPGLRPQHLSGVTLVRDITNGRLIGAEVGSTEITFYPGDITGGKYTADPGTAGSIMLLFQVSFPCVVFADKPTDFCFRGGTNAEMAPQIDETLMIFKPIVERFGVRFSCDIKKRGYYPKGGGEAIFKIDPCHSTLQPIEILDPGNIVGIEGRSFVAGVLPIKVAHGMADAACRYLRSSFPGISMKVERVKEPAHLAVGNGSGIVLMAKTGTGCLIGGSALGKRGVMAEEVGEKAAKQLMDVVTSGACVDTFTQDQLVIFMALAKGKSRVRIGPPTLHTKTAIFVAELMTEAKFNLIGDETQEATILECEGIGFQR